In one Hemitrygon akajei chromosome 3, sHemAka1.3, whole genome shotgun sequence genomic region, the following are encoded:
- the LOC140724649 gene encoding extracellular calcium-sensing receptor-like, giving the protein MIFAIEEINQNENLLPGITLGYQIHDDCSSPAIASKAALALINGEDESIEYPQCRGSSNVASIIGCELSTNSIVTARTIGSFGIPLVSYYATCSCLSDKKEYPTFFRTIPSDQYQSKILAELVRTFGWTWIGTIRSNTEYGNFGMQGFMEHVEKFGVCIAYSESFYRTDPPEKITKIVQVIKQASTKVVVAFVHIGDMRILLNEILRQNVTGIQWIGSEAWVTEDFLLPEERVIYLAGTIGPTIRRTDIDDLRDYLHNVHPSKFPGSTLVREFWETVFSCSFTADNGTKPGNAPGQARQCTGKEQMEGMENAYLSAIMDGSSYHVYTAVYSIAHALHNLLSSIEGDGPFRNQTDARIENFEPWQLLHYLRKVNFTTKTGDPTYFDENGDPVPRYEFVNLQANFKGSVDIVYVGYYDGSAPLGHELVLNVEKIRWNTNQNAIPRAICSEPCLPGTRKVSRKGQPICCFDCAECADGEINNATDSSDCIKCPSEYWSNEANTQCVLKKVEFLSFQDVLGWVSVLLALVGVCFTVATAAIFYRHRETPMVKANNSELSFLLLFGLLLCFICLLAFIGEPSDWSCMLRRTAFGVLFVLCISCILGKTILVVVAFKATLPKSSAMNWFGPVQQRLGVFILTFFQGLVCVGWLSVSPPYALKNMSHYRDKIILECNVGSLSAFYLVSAYIALLSVVCLVLAFLARKLPDSFNDAKYITFSMLIFCAVWITFIPAYLSSPGKYTVAVEVFAIWASSFGLLVCIFAPKCYIILLKPEFNTKKQMMAKGTLP; this is encoded by the exons ATGATCTTTGCCATTGAAGAGATAAATCAAAATGAAAATCTACTTCCGGGGATCACACTTGGGTATCAGATCCATGATGACTGCTCGTCCCCCGCGATCGCTTCGAAAGCAGCGCTCGCTTTGATCAACGGAGAAGACGAATCAATTGAATACCCACAATGTCGAGGTTCCTCCAACGTCGCCTCCATTATAGGCTGCGAACTATCTACAAATTCCATCGTAACCGCCAGGACAATCGGTTCCTTTGGAATTCCGTTG GTTAGTTACTACGCCACCTGCTCCTGCCTTAGTGATAAAAAAGAATATCCCACGTTTTTTCGAACTATTCCCAGCGATCAGTACCAATCCAAAATCCTCGCTGAGCTTGTGAGAACTTTTGGTTGGACTTGGATTGGAACTATTAGGAGTAACACCGAATACGGTAATTTCGGAATGCAAGGTTTTATGGAACATGTGGAAAAGTTTGGTGTTTGCATTGCCTACTCTGAGTCATTTTACAGGACAGACCCTCCAGAGAAAATCACCAAAATTGTTCAGGTGATTAAACAGGCGTCCACTAAAGTAGTAGTTGCCTTTGTTCACATTGGTGATATGCGAATTTTATTGAATGAAATATTGCGTCAAAATGTTACCGGTATACAATGGATTGGAAGTGAAGCTTGGGTAACAGAAGATTTTCTGCTTCCTGAAGAAAGAGTGATTTATCTCGCAGGCACAATCGGCCCAACCATTCGAAGGACAGACATAGATGATCTCAGAGATTATCTCCATAATGTCCATCCTTCTAAGTTTCCTGGCAGTACTTTGGTGAGGGAGTTTTGGGAAACAGTATTTTCCTGTTCTTTTACTGCTGACAACGGGACAAAACCAGGGAACGCTCCGGGTCAAGCTAGGCAATGTACAGGGAAGGAACAGATGGAAGGGATGGAAAATGCATACCTTTCGGCGATAATGGACGGGAGTTCATACCACGTGTATACAGCTGTCTACTCCATCGCTCATGCACTGCACAATCTGCTAAGCTCTATAGAAGGCGACGGACCCTTTAGGAATCAAACAGACGCACGTATTGAAAATTTCGAACCATGGCAG TTACTGCATTACCTCCGCAAGGTGAATTTCACCACAAAGACAGGTGATCCAACATATTTTGATGAAAATGGAGACCCTGTTCCAAGATACGAATTCGTGAACTTACAAGCGAATTTCAAGGGGAGCGTTGACATTGTATACGTCGGATATTATGACGGCTCGGCACCGTTGGGGCACGAGCTAGTGTTGAATGTAGAGAAAATCAGGTGGAACACGAACCAAAATGCG ATTCCACGAGCAATCTGTTCAGAGCCCTGTCTTCCTGGAACAAGAAAAGTAAGCCGGAAAGGGCAGCCAATATGTTGTTTTGACTGTGCAGAATGCGCCGATGGTGAGATCAACAACGCCACTG ATTCCTCGGATTGCATCAAGTGTCCTTCAGAATATTGGTCTAATGaggcaaacacccaatgtgttCTCAAGAAAGTTGAGTTCCTTTCATTTCAAGACGTTCTGGGATGGGTATCAGTGTTGCTTGCTCTAGTAGGTGTGTGTTTTACAGTGGCCACCGCTGCAATTTTCTACCGGCATCGAGAAACACCAATGGTCAAAGCGAACAACTCAGAGCTCAGCTTCTTGCTTCTTTTCGGCCTTCTGCTTTGTTTTATTTGCCTGCTCGCCTTCATAGGAGAACCGTCCGACTGGTCTTGCATGCTGCGCCGCACGGCTTTCGGGGTTCTGTTCGTACTCTGCATTTCCTGCATCTTGGGTAAAACCATTCTTGTCGTAGTTGCCTTTAAAGCAACTCTACCCAAAAGTAGCGCGATGAACTGGTTCGGACCGGTGCAGCAACGCTTGGGCGTCTTCATCCTTACCTTTTTTCAAGGATTAGTTTGCGTTGGCTGGCTTAGTGTGTCACCTCCTTACGCCCTGAAAAATATGAGTCATTACAGAGACAAAATTATTTTGGAATGTAACGTAGGTTCATTGTCAGCCTTTTACTTAGTGTCAGCCTATATTGCTCTGTTGTCCGTTGTGTGTTTGGTGCTTGCATTCCTTGCCCGGAAACTCCCGGACAGTTTTAACGACGCCAAGTACATCACCTTCAGTATGCTCATCTTCTGCGCTGTTTGGATAACTTTTATTCCTGCTTATCTGAGTTCTCCAGGAAAGTACACTGTGGCTGTAGAGGTGTTCGCTATTTGGGCATCGAGCTTCGGTCTGCTCGTCTGTATTTTTGCACCGAAATGTTACATTATCTTACTGAAACCGGAGTTTAATACTAAGAAGCAAATGATGGCGAAAGGAACTTTACCTTAA